A window of the Burkholderia sp. 9120 genome harbors these coding sequences:
- a CDS encoding Glu/Leu/Phe/Val dehydrogenase dimerization domain-containing protein: protein MDRLTTTAAGTLFGIHGEPAHERIVLATDAPTGLQAVIAVYSTARGPAFGGCRYWQYASDHEAYNDALRLSQGMAFKNALADLPFGGGKAVILRKPDALDRTAMFKAFGRLVQSLDGIYLTAEDVGTTADDMRAVQSETRYVSGIPRSGDVYGGNPSPRTAYGVFIGLQAAVDSALGRKSLDGVSVAVQGLGSVGWDLCERLHQAGAQLIVSDIDATRTARAAQSFGARVVEIAQIAGVEADVFAPCALGGSITAEVAAHCRFKVIAGGANNQLMSLAEGDVLHQRGIFYAPDFLVNAGGIISCVREYLGDAEEASVLAEVAQIGPRVFELAGRVSATGVAPARAAVAWAREKMVAA, encoded by the coding sequence ATGGACCGACTGACGACCACTGCCGCCGGCACGCTTTTCGGCATTCACGGCGAACCCGCGCACGAACGTATCGTGCTCGCGACCGACGCCCCCACCGGCCTGCAAGCCGTGATCGCCGTGTACAGCACCGCGCGCGGCCCCGCGTTCGGCGGTTGCCGCTACTGGCAGTACGCGTCGGACCACGAGGCGTATAACGACGCGCTGCGTCTGTCGCAAGGCATGGCGTTCAAGAACGCGCTGGCCGATCTGCCGTTCGGCGGCGGCAAGGCCGTGATTCTGCGCAAGCCCGACGCGCTCGACCGCACCGCGATGTTCAAGGCCTTTGGCCGTCTCGTGCAATCGCTCGACGGCATCTACCTGACCGCCGAAGACGTCGGCACCACTGCCGACGACATGCGCGCGGTCCAAAGCGAAACCCGCTACGTGAGCGGCATTCCGCGTTCGGGCGACGTGTACGGCGGCAATCCGTCGCCGCGCACCGCGTACGGCGTGTTCATCGGCTTGCAGGCGGCGGTCGATTCGGCACTGGGCCGCAAGTCGCTCGACGGCGTCTCGGTCGCGGTGCAAGGGCTCGGCTCGGTGGGCTGGGATCTGTGCGAGCGTCTGCATCAGGCGGGCGCGCAGTTGATCGTGTCGGACATCGACGCCACCCGGACCGCGCGCGCCGCGCAGTCGTTCGGCGCACGCGTGGTGGAGATCGCGCAGATCGCCGGCGTGGAAGCGGATGTGTTCGCACCGTGCGCGCTCGGCGGCTCGATCACCGCCGAGGTCGCCGCGCATTGCCGCTTCAAGGTGATCGCGGGCGGCGCGAATAATCAGTTGATGTCGCTCGCGGAAGGCGACGTGCTGCATCAACGCGGCATTTTCTACGCACCGGACTTTCTCGTGAACGCGGGCGGCATTATCAGTTGCGTGCGCGAATATCTGGGCGACGCGGAAGAAGCGTCGGTACTCGCCGAAGTCGCGCAGATCGGCCCGCGCGTGTTTGAACTCGCCGGCCGTGTCAGCGCGACGGGCGTTGCGCCAGCGCGCGCGGCGGTCGCATGGGCGCGTGAAAAGATGGTTGCCGCCTGA
- a CDS encoding Lrp/AsnC family transcriptional regulator, which translates to MPLDAIDQRILRELRQDGRLSNAKLAERVGLSATPCWNRVRALEEAGVIEGYAALLNQKALGMPDTVIIEVTLDKHDERTLERFGDALIDLPEVVEAFLVSGEYDYLIKVAVAGTEGYEAFLRRKLYRLPGFQNSRSIFALRCLKRGVSVEV; encoded by the coding sequence ATGCCACTCGACGCCATCGACCAGCGCATCCTGCGCGAACTGCGCCAGGACGGGCGCCTGTCCAACGCCAAACTCGCCGAGCGGGTCGGCCTGTCGGCGACGCCCTGCTGGAACCGCGTGCGCGCACTCGAAGAAGCGGGCGTGATCGAAGGGTATGCGGCCTTGCTGAATCAGAAGGCGCTCGGCATGCCGGATACGGTGATCATCGAAGTGACGCTCGACAAACACGACGAGCGCACGCTGGAGCGTTTCGGCGACGCGCTCATCGATCTGCCGGAAGTGGTCGAAGCGTTTCTGGTGTCCGGCGAGTACGACTATCTGATCAAGGTCGCGGTGGCGGGTACGGAAGGCTATGAGGCGTTTTTGCGGCGCAAGCTGTACCGCTTGCCGGGGTTTCAGAACAGCCGGTCCATTTTCGCGCTGCGGTGTTTGAAGCGAGGGGTGTCGGTAGAGGTTTGA
- a CDS encoding alpha/beta hydrolase, protein MKILPFAASILSLSACLFASSVAMAQDAKPAAAPIKNIVLVHGAWVDGSGWKPVYDILTKDGYHVTMVQEPLTSLDDDVAATKRVIDLQDGPTILVAHSYGGSIITEAGVDPKVTGLVYVAAHAPAVGEDESDLGKQYPSYTSKQPGAIKKTDDGYTYLNPADFPKDFAADLPLKQAQFEAQSQILTAAKVFSQPMSVAAWTTKPSWGIVAADDKIINPDLERFYYQRAHSHTTVLAGASHSVYESRPKEVAAVIEDAAKHAQQ, encoded by the coding sequence GTGAAGATTTTGCCTTTCGCCGCTTCGATTCTGTCTTTGTCCGCCTGCCTGTTCGCTTCGTCGGTCGCTATGGCGCAAGATGCCAAACCGGCCGCCGCGCCGATCAAAAACATCGTCCTCGTGCATGGCGCGTGGGTGGATGGCTCGGGTTGGAAGCCGGTCTATGACATTCTCACCAAAGACGGCTACCACGTCACGATGGTGCAGGAACCGCTGACCTCGCTCGACGACGACGTCGCCGCGACCAAACGCGTCATCGACCTGCAGGACGGCCCGACCATTCTCGTGGCGCACAGCTACGGCGGCTCGATCATCACCGAGGCCGGCGTCGATCCGAAGGTGACCGGGCTGGTGTACGTCGCCGCCCATGCGCCGGCGGTCGGCGAGGACGAATCGGATCTGGGCAAGCAATACCCGAGCTATACGTCGAAGCAGCCGGGCGCCATCAAGAAGACGGACGACGGCTACACGTACCTGAATCCGGCCGACTTCCCGAAGGATTTCGCCGCCGACCTGCCGCTGAAACAAGCCCAGTTCGAAGCGCAATCGCAGATCCTGACGGCAGCCAAAGTCTTCTCGCAGCCGATGAGCGTCGCCGCCTGGACCACCAAGCCGAGCTGGGGCATCGTCGCGGCCGACGACAAGATCATCAACCCGGACCTCGAACGTTTCTATTACCAGCGTGCGCATAGCCACACCACGGTGCTGGCCGGCGCGAGCCACTCCGTCTACGAATCGCGTCCCAAGGAAGTCGCGGCAGTGATCGAAGACGCAGCGAAGCACGCCCAGCAGTGA
- a CDS encoding DUF4148 domain-containing protein: protein MSKMLVGIALAVATLGAPVLSFAQSNAPLTRAEVRADLVRVEQAGYSPNRGNDLDYPADIQAAEAKIASQGDRQLAMQAVGGVAQNGSTASGSMSHTSMTMHSNCVGPVSFCNVFFGS, encoded by the coding sequence ATGTCCAAGATGCTCGTAGGTATCGCTCTCGCCGTCGCCACCCTGGGTGCACCGGTTCTCAGCTTCGCTCAATCGAATGCGCCGCTCACCCGTGCGGAAGTCCGTGCCGATCTGGTTCGTGTCGAACAGGCTGGCTACAGCCCGAACCGCGGCAACGATCTCGACTACCCGGCCGACATTCAGGCAGCCGAAGCAAAGATCGCATCGCAAGGCGATCGGCAACTGGCCATGCAGGCTGTCGGCGGTGTCGCGCAAAACGGCAGCACGGCTTCAGGATCGATGTCCCACACGTCGATGACGATGCACTCGAATTGCGTCGGCCCGGTCAGCTTCTGCAACGTGTTCTTCGGTAGTTAA
- a CDS encoding single-stranded DNA-binding protein produces the protein MASVNKVILVGNLGADPEVRYLPSGDAVANIRLATTDRYKDKASGEMKEATEWHRVSFFGRLAEIVSEYLKKGSSVYLEGRIRTRKWQAQDGTDRYSTEIVAEQMQMLGGRGGSMGGGDEGGGGGYSRGEPSERSGGGGGGGRAVSGGGASRGGSGGGGGGASRPSAPAGGGFDEMDDDIPF, from the coding sequence ATGGCATCCGTGAACAAGGTCATTCTCGTCGGCAATCTCGGAGCCGATCCGGAAGTCCGTTATCTTCCGAGCGGCGACGCAGTGGCGAACATCCGCCTTGCAACGACGGATCGGTACAAGGACAAGGCGTCCGGCGAAATGAAGGAAGCGACCGAATGGCACCGCGTGTCGTTCTTCGGCCGCCTCGCGGAAATCGTGTCCGAATATCTGAAGAAGGGCTCGTCGGTGTACCTGGAAGGGCGCATCCGGACCCGTAAGTGGCAAGCGCAAGACGGCACCGACCGTTATTCGACGGAAATCGTCGCCGAGCAGATGCAAATGCTGGGCGGCCGCGGCGGCTCAATGGGCGGCGGTGACGAAGGCGGTGGCGGTGGTTATAGCCGTGGCGAGCCGTCGGAACGCAGCGGCGGCGGCGGTGGTGGCGGCCGCGCTGTGTCGGGTGGCGGCGCTTCGCGTGGCGGCAGCGGTGGCGGCGGTGGTGGTGCTAGCCGTCCGAGCGCGCCGGCAGGTGGTGGTTTTGATGAGATGGACGACGATATTCCGTTCTAA
- a CDS encoding MFS transporter, which yields MSNPSATSSRMSAPELRATVSLAAIFALRMLGLFMIMPVFSIYAKTIPGGDNVLLVGIALGAYGVTQSMLYIFYGWVSDKIGRKPVIAIGLLIFALGSFVAAGAHDMTWIIVGRVIQGMGAVSSAVIAFIADLTSEEHRTKAMAMVGASIGVSFAVAIIGAPIVFQWVGMSGLFTLVGIFSILAIGLVLWVVPDAPKPVHVRAPFAEVLHNVELLRLNFGVLVLHATQTALFLVVPRILEAGGLPVASHWKVYLPVMGLSFVMMVPAIIAAEKRGKMKIVLLSAIGLILIGQLLLGVAPHTILSVAGILFVYFLGFNILEASQPSLVSKLAPGTRKGAAAGVYNTTQSIGLALGGVVGGWLLKVDGASAVFFTCSGLVFCWLIIAANMKQPPRKA from the coding sequence ATGTCCAATCCGTCCGCAACATCCTCACGCATGAGCGCGCCTGAACTGCGCGCGACCGTGTCGCTGGCCGCCATCTTCGCGCTGCGCATGCTCGGTCTGTTCATGATCATGCCGGTGTTCTCGATCTACGCGAAGACCATTCCGGGCGGCGACAACGTGCTGCTGGTGGGCATCGCGCTCGGCGCGTACGGCGTCACGCAGTCCATGCTCTACATCTTTTACGGCTGGGTTTCCGACAAGATCGGTCGCAAGCCGGTGATCGCGATCGGCCTGCTGATCTTCGCGCTCGGCAGCTTCGTCGCGGCGGGCGCGCACGACATGACGTGGATCATTGTCGGCCGCGTGATTCAGGGGATGGGCGCGGTGTCGTCGGCGGTGATCGCGTTTATCGCCGACCTCACGTCCGAAGAGCACCGCACCAAGGCGATGGCGATGGTCGGCGCCAGTATCGGCGTGTCGTTCGCGGTGGCGATTATCGGTGCGCCGATCGTGTTCCAGTGGGTGGGCATGAGCGGGTTGTTCACGCTGGTCGGCATCTTCTCGATTCTGGCGATCGGCCTCGTGTTGTGGGTCGTGCCCGACGCGCCGAAGCCGGTGCATGTGCGCGCGCCGTTCGCCGAAGTGCTGCATAACGTCGAACTGCTGCGTTTGAACTTCGGCGTGCTCGTGCTGCACGCCACGCAAACCGCGCTGTTCCTCGTCGTGCCGCGCATTCTCGAAGCCGGCGGCTTGCCGGTCGCGTCGCACTGGAAAGTTTATTTGCCCGTCATGGGGCTGTCGTTCGTGATGATGGTGCCGGCGATCATCGCCGCCGAAAAGCGCGGGAAAATGAAAATCGTGCTGCTGTCGGCGATCGGTCTTATCCTGATCGGACAGTTGTTATTGGGCGTCGCTCCGCATACGATTCTGAGTGTGGCAGGGATCCTTTTTGTGTACTTTCTCGGCTTCAATATCCTTGAGGCGTCACAGCCTTCGCTGGTGTCGAAACTGGCGCCGGGCACCCGCAAGGGCGCGGCGGCCGGCGTATATAACACCACGCAGTCGATCGGCCTCGCGCTGGGCGGGGTGGTCGGCGGCTGGCTGCTCAAGGTGGATGGGGCGAGCGCAGTATTCTTTACCTGCTCGGGGCTCGTGTTTTGCTGGCTTATAATCGCCGCCAATATGAAACAGCCGCCGCGCAAGGCGTAA